In Penaeus chinensis breed Huanghai No. 1 chromosome 2, ASM1920278v2, whole genome shotgun sequence, the following proteins share a genomic window:
- the LOC125034148 gene encoding uncharacterized protein LOC125034148, translated as MDVLLPLLKRKNTAHHQFKPRATCASHDLLKAVRNSNQQLARWVEHYSELYSEPRPIKKEAIEGTPSFPEVQQLDAMPTMVDLIASLKSTPSGKVPGQDAIPADLLKCDEDLLPYIYKILCKSCLEGAFPKDLRDAKITKLYKNKGDKGDCNNYRGISLLSVTGKVFPRVLLARLQALVNRVYPESQCSFRSNRSTADMIFSLRFKRSAENNIVSCTWLFC; from the exons ATGGACGTGCTGCTTCCACTGCTTAAGAGGAAAAACACAGCGCATCATCAGTTCAAGCCCCGAGCAACCTGTGCCAGCCATGACCTGCTGAAGGCAGTTAGAA ACTCGAACCAGCAGCTTGCCAGGTGGGTCGAGCACTACTCAGAACTGTATTCTGAACCCCGGCCCATCAAAAAGGAAGCCATAGAAGGCACTCCCAGCTTTCCAGAAGTGCAGCAGCTGGATGCCATGCCGACTATGGTCGATTTGATAGCTTCCCTGAAAAGTACCCCAAGCGGGAAAGTGCCCGGACAGGACGCCATTCCTGCTGATCTGCTCAAGTGTGACGAAGACCTCCTTCCCTATATCTACAAAATCCTCTGCAAGTCCTGTTTAGAAGGTGCTTTTCCAAAGGACCTGCGCGATGCAAAGATCACGAAACTCTACAAAAACAAAGGAGACAAGGGAGATTGCAACAACTATAGAGGCATCTCACTCCTAAGTGTGACCGGAAAGGTGTTCCCGAGAGTCCTACTAGCACGCCTTCAAGCTCTTGTGAATAGGGTGTATCCCGAGTCGCAGTGCAGTTTCCGATCAAACAGGTCCACAGCGGACATGATCTTCTCTCTCAGATTCAAGAGAAGTGCAGAGAACAACATCGTCTCCTGCACATGGCTTTTTTGTTGA